The genomic interval GGAGAAGCGCCACGACAAGAAGGACCCGCTGGCCACGCGCCCCGCGCTCGCGGTGGGCTACCACATGCCCCCGGTGAACACCCCCGAGTACTACGCCATGGCGCTGGTGGACGAGGTGCTCCTGCAGGGCAACGACAGCATGCTCTACCAGCAGCTCGTGCAGAAGAAGGGCATGACGGGTGACCTGCAGGGCGGAGTGAACGAGCTGGGCAACCACTGGAACTACAACGGCCCCATGCAGTGGACGGCGTACCTCTACCATGACGCGACGACGACGTCGGATGCCATTCTGGCGGAGATTGACGCGGTGGTGGCGCAGCTCCAGGACAAGCCCGTCGACGCGGCGACCCTGGCGCGCGCGCGGGTGAAGGCGCGCTCGCACCTGTATGGGCAGATTGAGTCGATGTTCGACTTCGGCCGCGCGGACCTGCTGGCCTCGTCCGCGCTCTTCTTCGACGACCCGGCGCGCATCAACCGGCTGGAGGACGAACTGGAGAAGGTGACGCCGGAGCTCATCCAGAAGACCGCGCGCGAGTACCTGCGCCGCGAGAACCGCACGGTGCTCACGGTGACTCCCGCCCCCACCCAGGCCAAGGCCCGCTGAGGACATGCGACCCATGAATACGCGCACACTTCGCAACCGTCTCGCCGCGCCCACGCTGGTGGCGCTCGGGTTGTTCACCGCGCCCGTCCTGGCCGCCGCTCCCGTCAAGCAGGCGCCGCCCGCCGCCGCCGCGCCCAAGCCGCTCAAGGCCCTGGTCCGCACCGAGTTCAAGCTCGACAACGGCCTGGAGGTCTCCCTGCTGCCCTATGGCGACATGCCCAAGGTCGCCGTCCAGCTCGCGGTCGACACGGGCAACGTCCACGAGAAGGCCAACGAAATCTGGCTCGCGGACCTGATGGGCAAGCTGTTGGTGGAGGGCACCACCACGCGCTCCGCGGAGCAGCTGGCCCAGGTCGCCGCTGGCCTCGGTGGCCAGCTCAACGTGGGCACCTCGGTGGACCAGACCTTCGTGGGCATCGAGGCCCTCTCCGAGTTCGCGCCCGAGGCCGTGGCGCTCATCGCGGACGTCAGCCAGCACCCGGCCTTCCCCCCCGCCGAGGTGGAGCGGGTGAAGACGAACCTGCAGCGCGACGTGGCCATCTACCGGAGCCAGCCGCAGACGCTCGCCGATGAGCTGCTGGCGAAGTCTCTCTACGGTGAGGGCCACCCCTATGGCCGGCAGTACCCGTCGGAGGAGATGCTCAAGGGCTACACCCGCGAGGCGGTGAGCGCGTTCTACGACGCCAACGTCGGCGCGGCCCGCTCGCGGTTGTACGTGGTGGGCCGGTTCGAGGCGGCCCCGGTGGAGAAGGCGATTCGCGAGGCGTTCTCCGGCTGGAAGGCCGGCCCGGAGCGCGTGCGCAACGTGCCCCAGCAGAAGGTGGCCAAGGCGGTGCAGTTCATCGACCGTCCTGGCGCGGTGCAGTCCACGGTGCGCGTGGCGGTGAAGGCGCTGCCTCCGTCCAGCCCGGACTATGTCCGCCAGGAGGTCATGAACACCTTGCTGGGGGGCTACTTCAGCTCGCGCGTGACGGCGAACATCCGCGAGAAGAAGGGCTATTCGTACTCGCCCTACAGCCGGGTGTCGCCGCACGTGGAGGACGCCTACTGGGCGCAGCACGCGGACGTGACGACGGCCGTCACGGGTGAGTCGCTGAAGGAAATCCTCAAGGAGGTGG from Myxococcus stipitatus carries:
- a CDS encoding pitrilysin family protein encodes the protein MNTRTLRNRLAAPTLVALGLFTAPVLAAAPVKQAPPAAAAPKPLKALVRTEFKLDNGLEVSLLPYGDMPKVAVQLAVDTGNVHEKANEIWLADLMGKLLVEGTTTRSAEQLAQVAAGLGGQLNVGTSVDQTFVGIEALSEFAPEAVALIADVSQHPAFPPAEVERVKTNLQRDVAIYRSQPQTLADELLAKSLYGEGHPYGRQYPSEEMLKGYTREAVSAFYDANVGAARSRLYVVGRFEAAPVEKAIREAFSGWKAGPERVRNVPQQKVAKAVQFIDRPGAVQSTVRVAVKALPPSSPDYVRQEVMNTLLGGYFSSRVTANIREKKGYSYSPYSRVSPHVEDAYWAQHADVTTAVTGESLKEILKEVDTLRKTPPSAEELRDVQNYLAGNFLITNASRFGLLGKLRFVDLHGLPDSYLENYVQTVMSVTPEQVQQMAAKMLKQDSMSIVVVGDLKVVKPQLKVLPPPLR